The genomic DNA GTCGTCAAGGAGCGCGAACTGAGTGCGGCGCTCGACCGCCTCAACCGTCCGCCGAAGCTGGTGGTGACGGATTCCTCGTGCTTCCTGAAGGTCGCCGCCGACGTGCCGCCCTCGATCCCGATGACGAGCTTCTCCATCCTGTTCGCGCGGTTCAGGGGCGACCTGGTCTCGCAGGCCGTCGACACGCTGGCGATCGAGCGCCTGCGCTCCGGCGACCGGGTGCTCATCGCCGAGGCGTGCAGCCATCACCCCATCGCCGACGACATCGGCCGCGTGAAGATCCCCCGGTGGCTGCGGCAGTTCGTCGGCGGGGAACTCCACTTCGACGTGGTCCAGGGCCACGATTTCCCGGAGGACCTGGGGCAGTACAGGCTGCTGATCCACTGCGGCGCCTGCATGTGGAACCGCCGGGAGATGCTCAGCCGGCTGGTGCTCTGCCGTGCGGCCGGCGTGCCGGTCAGCAACTACGGGCTGGTCATCGCCTACAGCCTGGGCATCTTCGAGCGGGCGCTGGAGCCGTTCCCGGCCGCCCGGGAGGCCTGCTTCGGTGCCTCGAGGGCGTCGGGGTAGGCGTTCGGCGGCAGGGGGCGCACGTCGTCGGCAACGAGGCTGAACGAGCCGTGCTGCTCCTTCACCCTGCCGCGCACCCGGTAGCAGCCGGCGCCGTCCAGGGCGCGGCCGCAGCGGCGGTAGACGTCCGGGAAGACGGCCACCTCGATGAGGCCGTGGCGGTCCTCGAGCGTGAGGAACTTCATGTACTGGTGGTTGCGCGTGACGGCGCGGCGTGCGGTGACGAGCCACCCGACCACGGTGACGCACCGGCCGGCGCGGCGGTGCAGGTCGAAGCTGGGCGTGTTCCCCGGGCCCTCCAGGCGGTCGTCCCAGGCGTCGAGCGGGTGGCCGGAGTGGCTGAAGCCCAGGATCTGCAGCTCCCGGAGCACGCGTTCGGCGAGGGGGTAGGGCGGCTGCTCGGGCACCGGGACGGTGCAGAGGGCGGCGGGCGGCGACTTGAACAGGCGCGGCGCCCCCGCCGTCGCGGCGGTCGCCGCGGTGCGCGCGCGGCCCGCCAGGAGGTCGGCCTTCATCATCAGGGTCGGGCGCGTCGAGCCGAACGAGTCGAAAGCGCCGCAGAGGATCAGGTTCTCGAGTTCCTCGCGGCCCGGGCGCACGCGCGCGCAGAAGTCCTCCAGCGAGTCGAACGCACGGAGTACGCGCTCCTGCAGCATGCGCCGCATGGTCGCGCGCGTGAGCGACTTCACGAACTCCAGCCCGGGCCGGATGGCGCCGTCCTCGGGCCGGCATTCGACGTCGCTGCGTCGGACGCACGGCCCCAGGACCGGCACGTTGAAGCGGCGCGCGTCCGCCAGGTAGGTGCGGGCATCGTAGAAGCCGGCCTTGTTGGCCAGGACGCCGGCCAGGAACTCGGCCGGGTAGTGGGCCTTCAGGTACGCCGCCTGGTAGGCGATGTGGCCGTAGGTGGCGGCGTGCGCCTTGCAGTAGGAGTAGGCGGCGAAGCCCTCGATCTGCCGCCAGATGTCCTCCGCAGCGTCCTGGTCGACCCCGCGGCGGACGGCCCCCCGGACGAACCGCCGGCGGAAGGCGGCCAGTTTCTCCCTCGACCGCTTCTTGGACGTGTACTTGCGCAGCTCGTCGCCCTCGGCCAGCGAGAACCCCGCGACCTCCTGCGCCACACGCAGGATGTCCTCCTGGTAGAGCATGACGCCGTAGGTGCCTCCCAGGGCCTCCTCCAGCAGGGGGGTGGCGTAGGCCGTCGGCTCCTCGCCGCGCATGCGCCGGATGAAGGCGGCCTTCATGCCGCTGCTGGACGGGCCGGGGCGGATCAGCGAAAGGGCCTGGATCAGGTCAGTGATGCCTTCGGCGCGCAGCATCTGCAGAAGCTGCCGCATGCCGGGCGACTCGATCTGGAAGCAGCCCATCGTGCGGCCGCGGCGCAGCAGCGTGGCCGTGCGCCCGTCGGGGTCGGGCAGGTGCTCCAGGTCGACGCGGACGCCGCGCTGCTCCCGCACGTTGCGGGCGGCTTCGGCCACGATCGAGAGGGACCGCTGGCCCAGCAGGTCGATCTTCACCAGGCCGGTCCGTTCGATGCCGCTCATCTCGTACTGGGTGACGACGATGCCCTTCGTGCTGTCCTCCAGAGCGGTGTACCACGTCAGAGGCCGGTCACCGATGACCAGCCCGCCCAGGTGGATGCCCAGGTGGCGCACGTAGCCGTCGATGCGCGCGGCGGTTCGGACGACGGTCCGCCACGGCTCCCGGTCGACGGGGAAGTCGGCCATCTCGGGGAACTCGGCCATCGCCTCCTCGATGCCGGAGACCCCATAGGACGGCAGCCGCCGGCTGAGCGCGTCGATCTCGCGGCCCGGCAGGCCCATGACGCGCGCGACGTCGCGGAAGGCCGACCGCGCCCGAAGCGTCGCGTGCGTCGAGACCATGGCCACGCGCCCCTGGCCGTAGCGGCGGTAGACGTAGTCGATGACGTCGTCCCGGCGGCGCCAGCAGAAGTCGATGTCGATGTCGGGCACGTCCGTGCGGAACTCGTTCAGGAACCGCTCGAAGTAGAGGTCGAACGCCAGCGGGTCCACGGCCGAGATCCCCAGGGCGTACGAGACGAGGCTGTTGGCGGCCGAGCCGCGGCCCACGTGCGGGATGCCCTCGCGCTCCGCGAACGCGACGATGTCATGCACGACCAGGAAGTAGTCGCAGAAGTCGAGCTTCTCGATGACCTTGAGTTCGCGCTCCAGGCGGGCCGTGACCGGGCCGGCCAGGCGGCCGTAGCGCCGGCGGGCGCCGGCGTAGGCGACGTCGCGCAGGCGCTGGCAGGCCGTGCGGTCCGGCGGCAGCTCGGCGCGGGGGAAGTGCGGCACGCCCAGTTCCAGTTTCAGGTCGCAGGCCTCGGCGATCCGCACCGAGTTGCGCATCGCCGCCTCGCGCACGGCGGCCGGCAGCCGTGCCGCCACCTCGGCCGCCGGCATCAAGAGGCCGCGCGGGTCGGCCAGCATGCCGGGCTCGGCCTGGAGGTCGTGCAGGGCGACGTTCTCGCGGATGGCGCTCAGGACGGCGTGGGCCTCGGCGTCTTCCGGGCGGAGGAAGTTCACGTTGACCGTGGCCGCGAGCGGGACGGCGAGCCGCTCGGCCAGGTCGGCGATGTCCGTGCCGGGCGTCTTCCGGCGTTCGGCACGCGGACCGCCGGTGCCGGGATCTTCGTGGCCGCGCAGGGACGGGCAGCGGGTCTCGAACGAATGGGGCGAGTCGGCGCGCAGTTCCGCGTAAAGCCGCCCCTCGGGCACGACGTCCTTCAGCCGGCGCAGCAGGGAGGGGGTGGCCGTGAGCGCGAACAGGCCGTCCGGGTCGGCGGCCAGGCTGCGGGCGATGTCGAACGGCGCCGGCGGCGTCCCGGGGGCGCGCACGGTCTCGGAGGCCAGGAAGTCGGCGTAGTGGCGTGTGCCGGCCAGGCGGCGCTCGGTTACGATTCGGCAGAGGTTGGCGTAGCCCCAGCGGCTTGCGGCCAGGCAGATGCACTGTTCGCCGCCCCAGACGATCTCGGCGCCGATGACGGGCCGCAGGCCGGCCGCGCGGGCGGCCTCGTAGAACTCAATGGCGCCG from Candidatus Brocadiaceae bacterium includes the following:
- a CDS encoding DNA polymerase III subunit alpha, producing the protein MDFAHLHVHSNFSLLQGAFRIDELVEAAAHMGMPAVALTDTNGLYGAIEFYEAARAAGLRPVIGAEIVWGGEQCICLAASRWGYANLCRIVTERRLAGTRHYADFLASETVRAPGTPPAPFDIARSLAADPDGLFALTATPSLLRRLKDVVPEGRLYAELRADSPHSFETRCPSLRGHEDPGTGGPRAERRKTPGTDIADLAERLAVPLAATVNVNFLRPEDAEAHAVLSAIRENVALHDLQAEPGMLADPRGLLMPAAEVAARLPAAVREAAMRNSVRIAEACDLKLELGVPHFPRAELPPDRTACQRLRDVAYAGARRRYGRLAGPVTARLERELKVIEKLDFCDYFLVVHDIVAFAEREGIPHVGRGSAANSLVSYALGISAVDPLAFDLYFERFLNEFRTDVPDIDIDFCWRRRDDVIDYVYRRYGQGRVAMVSTHATLRARSAFRDVARVMGLPGREIDALSRRLPSYGVSGIEEAMAEFPEMADFPVDREPWRTVVRTAARIDGYVRHLGIHLGGLVIGDRPLTWYTALEDSTKGIVVTQYEMSGIERTGLVKIDLLGQRSLSIVAEAARNVREQRGVRVDLEHLPDPDGRTATLLRRGRTMGCFQIESPGMRQLLQMLRAEGITDLIQALSLIRPGPSSSGMKAAFIRRMRGEEPTAYATPLLEEALGGTYGVMLYQEDILRVAQEVAGFSLAEGDELRKYTSKKRSREKLAAFRRRFVRGAVRRGVDQDAAEDIWRQIEGFAAYSYCKAHAATYGHIAYQAAYLKAHYPAEFLAGVLANKAGFYDARTYLADARRFNVPVLGPCVRRSDVECRPEDGAIRPGLEFVKSLTRATMRRMLQERVLRAFDSLEDFCARVRPGREELENLILCGAFDSFGSTRPTLMMKADLLAGRARTAATAATAGAPRLFKSPPAALCTVPVPEQPPYPLAERVLRELQILGFSHSGHPLDAWDDRLEGPGNTPSFDLHRRAGRCVTVVGWLVTARRAVTRNHQYMKFLTLEDRHGLIEVAVFPDVYRRCGRALDGAGCYRVRGRVKEQHGSFSLVADDVRPLPPNAYPDALEAPKQASRAAGNGSSARSKMPRL